The Crocosphaera subtropica ATCC 51142 genome includes a window with the following:
- a CDS encoding nucleoside hydrolase: MSKLVLLDHDGAIDDILATLLLMTMPDVEVLGIIVTPADCYINAALNVTRKLLDLMGCHHIPVAESTVRGIHPFPALYRRDSLIMDNFPILNQEDTIKTPLVSQTGQQFMVETLQRVSQPVTLMVTGPLTTVAAALAIDPSIEEKIKEIVWMGGALNVPGNVEKEFAPEHDGSAEWNAYWDAIAVERVWQTNIPLIVCSLDITNQVPVTPEFIRKLAKQRHYQLSDLAGLCYALAIPQDYYCWDVLATSYLHRPDLFSLQEWETKVITTGRSQGRIKVVEQGRKILAMSEVDTHEFHQYLLKQWH, from the coding sequence ATGTCTAAATTAGTTTTATTAGATCACGATGGGGCAATCGATGATATTTTAGCTACTCTTTTATTGATGACAATGCCCGATGTTGAGGTTTTAGGCATTATTGTCACCCCTGCTGATTGTTATATTAACGCAGCCTTGAATGTAACTCGAAAACTACTTGATTTGATGGGATGTCATCATATTCCAGTTGCAGAAAGTACCGTAAGAGGCATCCATCCCTTTCCAGCCTTATATCGTCGTGATTCTTTGATTATGGATAATTTTCCTATTCTTAATCAAGAAGACACTATCAAAACCCCTTTAGTTTCCCAAACAGGACAACAGTTTATGGTGGAAACATTGCAGAGGGTTTCTCAACCTGTTACCTTAATGGTAACAGGACCGTTAACGACTGTTGCTGCAGCTTTAGCCATCGATCCTTCCATTGAAGAAAAAATTAAAGAAATTGTCTGGATGGGCGGCGCATTAAATGTTCCAGGGAACGTTGAGAAAGAATTTGCCCCTGAACATGATGGTAGCGCAGAATGGAATGCTTATTGGGATGCGATCGCCGTTGAGAGGGTTTGGCAAACAAATATTCCTCTGATTGTTTGTTCTTTAGATATTACTAATCAAGTTCCTGTAACCCCTGAGTTCATACGAAAATTAGCGAAACAAAGACATTATCAACTCTCAGATTTAGCCGGACTTTGCTATGCTTTAGCCATACCCCAAGACTATTATTGTTGGGATGTTTTAGCCACATCTTATCTACATCGTCCTGATTTATTTTCTCTCCAAGAATGGGAAACAAAAGTAATAACAACAGGACGTTCTCAAGGAAGAATTAAAGTAGTGGAACAAGGACGAAAAATTTTAGCCATGAGTGAAGTTGATACCCATGAGTTTCATCAATATTTATTAAAGCAATGGCATTAA
- a CDS encoding DUF2949 domain-containing protein, translating to MSHTTYKQFLRFLHEELSLSHDSIAIAQRSMEQTRGPLPMLLWQYGLIDLNELDKIYDWLEKTSV from the coding sequence ATGTCACACACTACATATAAACAGTTTTTACGTTTTTTACACGAAGAACTTTCTTTATCTCATGATTCCATTGCCATTGCCCAACGGTCTATGGAACAAACCCGAGGTCCGTTACCCATGCTTTTATGGCAATATGGTCTAATTGATTTAAACGAGTTGGATAAAATTTACGATTGGCTAGAAAAAACATCAGTGTAA
- a CDS encoding DUF192 domain-containing protein — MLKTISSVVLISILLIGCSPSTQAKYSKDLSQKIQENGQKLPIEAIVTIKDSLIELEVAKTPQQQQIGLMYRQSLDKNRGMIFLFEQLRPVKFWMKNVNISLDMIFLVDGRVKAVFPNVPPCSVDPCPTYGPENLINQVIELPGGRAEELGIEPGDQLEIEFIENTSSNS, encoded by the coding sequence ATGTTAAAAACAATTAGTTCAGTGGTTTTAATTAGTATTTTATTAATCGGGTGTTCTCCTTCAACACAAGCCAAATATAGTAAAGATTTAAGCCAAAAAATCCAAGAAAATGGTCAAAAACTTCCCATTGAAGCCATCGTGACCATCAAAGATAGCCTCATAGAATTAGAAGTGGCAAAAACCCCTCAACAACAGCAAATCGGCTTAATGTATCGTCAATCTTTAGATAAAAATAGGGGGATGATTTTTTTATTTGAACAGCTACGACCTGTTAAATTTTGGATGAAAAATGTTAATATTTCTTTAGATATGATTTTTTTAGTCGATGGCAGAGTTAAAGCCGTTTTCCCTAATGTTCCTCCTTGTAGCGTTGATCCCTGCCCTACTTACGGACCAGAAAACTTAATTAACCAAGTGATTGAACTACCAGGAGGACGGGCTGAAGAATTAGGGATTGAACCAGGAGATCAACTAGAAATTGAGTTTATAGAAAATACATCCTCCAATTCTTAA
- the nblR gene encoding response regulator transcription factor NblR, whose translation MSLNPCIFLVELDEAFTQRVCPELREAGYTPIIINNIRQTLENVNIHQPAMVVINRHPHDNAGFALCTQLRKLDKSLILIMMINTETVEERVACLEAGADDYLLKTDYSPALLKLVSFYLTPPQIVKEQLQYSDVVLDLTTRKLFVNNNPIALTMKEFELLKYLMSHPQEVLSREKILDNVWGEEFQGESNVIEVYIRYLRIKIENEDHKRLIHTVRGVGYVLREG comes from the coding sequence ATGAGCTTAAACCCCTGTATTTTTTTAGTAGAACTTGATGAAGCTTTTACCCAGCGTGTTTGTCCTGAGTTAAGAGAAGCAGGTTATACACCCATTATCATCAATAATATCCGTCAAACCCTCGAAAACGTAAACATTCATCAACCTGCGATGGTGGTTATTAATCGTCATCCTCATGATAACGCCGGTTTTGCCCTCTGCACTCAGTTGAGAAAACTGGATAAGTCTCTGATTTTAATTATGATGATTAATACAGAAACCGTCGAAGAAAGGGTTGCTTGTCTAGAAGCCGGTGCTGATGATTATCTCTTAAAAACTGATTATAGTCCCGCTTTATTAAAATTAGTTAGTTTTTATTTAACGCCCCCACAAATTGTGAAAGAACAACTGCAATATAGTGATGTTGTTCTAGACTTGACCACTCGAAAACTGTTTGTTAACAATAACCCAATTGCTTTAACAATGAAAGAATTTGAGTTGCTTAAATACCTCATGTCCCATCCCCAAGAAGTTTTGAGTCGAGAGAAGATTTTAGACAATGTTTGGGGAGAAGAATTTCAAGGAGAATCTAATGTCATTGAGGTTTATATCCGTTACTTACGCATCAAAATAGAAAATGAAGATCATAAACGGTTAATTCATACAGTTCGAGGCGTAGGTTATGTTCTACGAGAAGGGTAA
- the lptC gene encoding LPS export ABC transporter periplasmic protein LptC has product MNQQHKLKQEHYLPLKWVQGVMLLLLLTLVACQSDKQSSENLETSGETREETNLTLQNATLEQSNAEGEILWKIQVDEAKYSPDRKKADLKAVKGNIWQDGEIVLRVKSDYGVINRDGAEIFLRDNVVAVDPRNEAVLRSEEVEWQPKASVLTIRKNVRGSHPQLEASAEEGKYNTREEKLELTGKIEATAEKKQLQLKTEHLIWEVPKQTIIGDRLLTMIKFQDKTITDRLVANRARVLLDKKQVIVKENIEYKSIKPPLQIATNEIIWHYQTRQVYSSQPVQLIQYAQNITVTGNQAHVNLAENMAYLKGGVKGINQTNDSKLYSNNLTWNILAQTIEADGNVIYEQNQNPKFNLTGEKAVGTLVDNNIVVTNSDRQERVVTEIFPE; this is encoded by the coding sequence ATGAACCAACAGCATAAATTAAAACAAGAGCATTATTTACCCCTAAAATGGGTTCAAGGAGTGATGTTGCTGCTACTATTGACCTTAGTTGCTTGTCAGTCAGATAAACAAAGTTCCGAAAACCTAGAAACTTCGGGAGAAACCAGAGAGGAAACCAATTTAACACTACAAAATGCCACCTTAGAACAATCGAATGCTGAAGGAGAAATTCTCTGGAAAATACAGGTTGATGAGGCAAAATATAGCCCAGATCGCAAAAAAGCTGATTTAAAAGCAGTTAAAGGCAATATTTGGCAAGATGGGGAAATCGTATTACGAGTTAAATCTGATTATGGTGTAATTAACCGAGACGGGGCTGAAATTTTTCTCAGAGACAATGTGGTAGCGGTTGATCCTCGTAATGAGGCGGTTCTTCGCAGTGAAGAAGTAGAATGGCAACCTAAAGCATCAGTGTTAACGATTCGCAAAAATGTACGAGGTTCCCATCCTCAACTCGAAGCTTCTGCCGAAGAAGGCAAATATAACACCCGTGAAGAAAAACTAGAATTAACTGGCAAAATTGAAGCCACCGCCGAAAAAAAACAGTTACAGTTAAAGACAGAACATTTAATCTGGGAAGTTCCTAAACAAACCATCATTGGCGATCGCCTCTTAACCATGATCAAATTCCAAGATAAAACTATCACCGATCGCTTAGTCGCCAACCGAGCTAGGGTTCTGCTAGATAAAAAACAAGTGATCGTCAAAGAAAATATTGAATATAAATCCATTAAACCCCCGTTACAAATTGCCACCAATGAGATTATTTGGCATTATCAAACCCGTCAAGTTTATTCGAGTCAACCGGTTCAATTGATTCAATACGCACAAAATATTACTGTCACCGGAAATCAAGCTCATGTGAACTTAGCAGAAAATATGGCTTATCTCAAAGGAGGGGTTAAGGGCATAAATCAAACCAATGATAGTAAATTATACTCCAATAATTTAACTTGGAATATCCTAGCCCAAACCATTGAAGCTGATGGAAATGTCATCTATGAACAAAATCAAAACCCTAAATTTAATTTGACGGGAGAAAAAGCTGTCGGCACGTTAGTTGATAATAATATTGTTGTCACCAATAGCGATCGCCAAGAACGTGTGGTAACCGAAATTTTCCCTGAGTAA
- a CDS encoding FAD-dependent oxidoreductase codes for MSLDYDLVIIGNTPEAFFAASEAIKFNARVALVLGESTDYHCLETDSLIFNYLTYLHRHWHNLNQWNLELNSVSPLNYYQAEQWKNEVKQGIKELNYLEKLANLGVDIIAEPGEFCRLPKLGFVLKNRTLRSRRYLLAMNSIAIIPKIPGVAAVGYIIPETLDVDKLPQQIVIVSQTSLGIELAQQLNRLGKEITLIVETSNILPQEDKDIVQLIQAILEAEGINLFINSPITQVRRIEGKKWIQAGNEAIETDEIIMINQRRLNTKELNLEGVKVEIENNKIKTNHKLQTTNPKIYACGNRIGTYNLSNLAKYEVSIAVKNTIFYPFLKVNYDHHPVRILINPIFSKVGLTETQAKEKYENDLIIIKQNYKTLVKARILDETTGFCKLITRRNGLILGCQIIGNDSDEIINIIALAIKNKIKIHHISKVFPPQGTTAEILFQIAKQWQEQKNRENNLLNNCLETLLFWRRKWSK; via the coding sequence ATGAGTTTAGATTATGATCTCGTTATTATTGGTAATACGCCAGAAGCTTTTTTTGCTGCTTCAGAAGCCATCAAATTTAATGCCAGAGTTGCTTTAGTTTTGGGAGAAAGCACTGATTATCATTGTCTCGAAACGGATAGTCTGATCTTTAATTATTTGACTTATCTTCATCGCCATTGGCATAATTTAAACCAATGGAACTTAGAGTTAAATTCAGTTTCTCCCTTAAATTACTATCAAGCTGAACAGTGGAAAAATGAAGTCAAACAAGGGATAAAAGAGTTAAATTATCTTGAAAAACTAGCCAATTTAGGAGTAGATATTATTGCCGAACCCGGAGAATTCTGCCGTCTTCCTAAGTTGGGTTTTGTTCTGAAAAATAGAACCTTACGATCTCGTCGTTATTTATTAGCGATGAATTCTATTGCTATTATTCCAAAAATTCCAGGAGTAGCAGCAGTGGGCTATATCATTCCTGAAACATTGGATGTAGATAAACTACCTCAACAAATCGTGATTGTATCTCAAACCTCCCTAGGAATTGAACTCGCACAACAATTAAACCGTTTAGGCAAAGAAATTACTCTGATCGTTGAGACTTCTAATATTTTGCCCCAAGAAGATAAAGACATTGTTCAACTAATTCAAGCCATATTAGAAGCAGAAGGAATCAATTTATTCATTAATTCTCCAATTACTCAAGTTAGAAGGATAGAAGGTAAAAAATGGATTCAAGCAGGAAATGAAGCTATAGAAACCGATGAAATTATTATGATTAATCAAAGAAGACTCAATACAAAAGAATTAAATTTAGAAGGAGTCAAAGTAGAGATAGAAAACAATAAAATAAAAACTAACCATAAATTACAAACCACCAACCCTAAAATTTATGCCTGTGGTAATAGAATAGGAACATACAATTTATCTAATCTAGCTAAATACGAAGTGAGTATTGCCGTTAAGAATACTATTTTTTATCCTTTTTTAAAAGTTAATTATGATCATCATCCTGTTCGGATTTTAATTAATCCTATTTTCTCAAAAGTAGGATTAACAGAAACTCAAGCTAAAGAAAAATATGAAAATGATTTAATTATTATCAAACAAAACTATAAAACTTTAGTGAAAGCTAGGATTTTGGACGAAACAACTGGATTTTGTAAGTTGATTACTCGTCGTAATGGATTGATTTTAGGGTGTCAGATTATCGGCAATGATAGTGATGAGATTATTAATATTATTGCTTTAGCTATTAAAAATAAAATCAAAATTCATCATATTTCTAAAGTCTTTCCTCCCCAGGGAACAACAGCAGAAATATTATTTCAAATTGCTAAACAATGGCAAGAGCAAAAAAATAGAGAAAATAACTTATTAAATAACTGTTTAGAAACCTTACTCTTTTGGCGCAGAAAATGGAGTAAATAA
- the chrA gene encoding chromate efflux transporter: MTGDLKQRLVSLASVFLKLGVIGFGGPAAHIAMMEAEVVRDRQWLQRSQFLDLLGATNLIPGPNSTEMAIHVGYVYGGVWGLIVAGISFIFPAVTITAILAIIYTQFGSLPQIAPLLSGIKPAVIVVIFGALYRLAKKAIKKRKFWLIILLVAILLLLGLNEVVSLLLGGLLGMFWLTLTESNTMTIPLVAFLVSSNIDQAANQESLNPSLWQLGLFFLKIGTVLFGSGYVLIAFLEGELVNQYGWLTQQQLLDAIAIGQFTPGPVLSTATFIGYVILGIPGAIIATLGIFLPSFVFVLAVNPIIGKLRQSKWTASFLDAVNVSAVAIMGWVTFNLLYQTLLIPKDGFLFNWEAILIIIVAGVAIFKYTINAAWVVLGGGLMGWVLSINN, encoded by the coding sequence ATGACAGGGGATTTAAAGCAGCGTTTAGTATCTTTGGCATCTGTCTTTCTCAAACTGGGAGTGATCGGTTTTGGAGGACCGGCTGCCCATATTGCCATGATGGAAGCGGAAGTGGTTAGGGATCGTCAATGGCTACAGCGATCGCAGTTTCTCGATCTTTTGGGGGCGACTAATTTAATTCCTGGGCCTAATTCAACGGAAATGGCGATTCATGTGGGTTATGTTTATGGGGGGGTCTGGGGACTTATCGTAGCAGGAATAAGCTTCATCTTCCCTGCCGTTACTATCACTGCTATTTTAGCCATTATTTACACGCAATTCGGTTCTTTACCCCAGATTGCCCCTTTATTGTCTGGCATTAAACCGGCTGTCATTGTAGTTATTTTTGGCGCATTATATCGATTGGCAAAAAAAGCAATTAAAAAGCGCAAATTCTGGTTAATTATTTTATTAGTAGCAATTTTGCTTTTGCTAGGACTCAATGAAGTGGTTTCCCTACTGTTAGGGGGACTGTTAGGAATGTTTTGGTTAACTTTAACAGAAAGTAACACCATGACTATCCCTCTCGTTGCCTTTCTTGTTAGTAGTAATATTGACCAAGCAGCTAATCAAGAGAGTCTTAACCCCTCTTTATGGCAGTTAGGACTATTTTTCTTGAAAATTGGCACTGTTTTATTTGGTAGCGGTTATGTATTAATTGCCTTTTTAGAAGGGGAGTTAGTTAATCAATATGGTTGGTTGACCCAACAACAACTGCTAGATGCGATCGCTATTGGACAGTTTACCCCCGGGCCAGTTCTTTCAACAGCAACTTTTATTGGATATGTGATTTTAGGGATACCAGGGGCTATTATAGCGACGTTAGGCATATTTTTGCCGTCTTTCGTCTTTGTTTTAGCCGTTAATCCTATTATCGGAAAATTGCGTCAGTCAAAATGGACTGCATCCTTTTTAGATGCGGTTAATGTTAGCGCAGTGGCAATCATGGGATGGGTCACATTTAATTTACTCTATCAGACCCTTTTAATTCCTAAAGATGGCTTTCTTTTTAATTGGGAGGCAATACTTATTATTATCGTCGCAGGAGTAGCCATTTTTAAGTATACAATAAATGCAGCCTGGGTGGTGTTAGGAGGCGGCTTGATGGGATGGGTTTTATCAATTAATAATTAA
- a CDS encoding amylo-alpha-1,6-glucosidase — protein sequence MTLNYGREICGNLSTAQSREWLITNGIGGYGCGTISGVITRCYHGLLIAALNPPLKRTLLLSKLDETIQYDYQTYSCFTNRWFDGTISPQGYLNIESFRLEGTIPVWTFACGDALIEKRIWMQQGENTTYTRYTFKRGSKSLQLSIKALVNYRDHHGTTQSGQWKMLVEEVPKGLCVSAYPEATPFYLWAQGAEVTLNYHWHLGYDLAMERYRGLWDRDDHYNAATFNKTLQPGDSLTIVASTNPQSYLDGKQALQERYEYEDGLLKRCSHFSVPWIQQLVLAADQFIVDRPSTHNPDGKTIIAGYPWFADWGRDTMIALPGLTLTTNRPDIAHDILSTFSKYLDGGMLPNVFPDDDRTPQYNTVDAILWYFEAIRTYYSLTKDITLLKYLYPLLQEVIDSYRQGTRYNIHLDSDHLIYAGQEGTQLTWMDAKVGDWVVTPRHGKPIEVNVLWYNALTIMIEIGDILGQATGEYKTMARDTHAGFQRYWHPSLKYCHDVLDSPNGHDKSMRPNQIFAVSLPQNKTTQPLLKPEQQKSVVDTVAKMLITSHGLRSLCTTHHQYRGRYGGDQVSRDGSYHQGTVWAWLIGPFVEAHWRVYGDRTLANSFLEPMANHLNDGCVGSISEIFDGDAPMIPRGCFAQAWSVGEVLRVWAKINEPSY from the coding sequence ATGACCTTAAACTATGGACGGGAAATTTGCGGTAATTTAAGCACAGCCCAATCAAGGGAATGGTTAATTACTAACGGTATTGGGGGCTATGGTTGTGGCACAATTTCAGGGGTCATAACCCGTTGTTATCATGGGTTATTAATCGCTGCTTTGAACCCTCCTCTGAAACGAACTTTACTGCTGTCAAAACTCGACGAAACTATCCAATATGATTATCAAACTTATTCTTGCTTTACCAATCGTTGGTTTGATGGGACTATCTCTCCCCAAGGCTATTTGAATATTGAAAGTTTTCGGTTAGAAGGGACAATTCCTGTCTGGACTTTTGCTTGCGGAGATGCACTGATTGAAAAAAGAATTTGGATGCAACAAGGGGAAAATACCACCTATACTCGTTATACCTTCAAACGAGGCAGTAAATCACTACAATTATCCATTAAAGCCCTGGTAAATTACCGTGACCATCATGGTACCACTCAGTCAGGACAGTGGAAAATGTTAGTTGAAGAAGTACCAAAAGGCTTATGTGTTAGTGCTTATCCCGAAGCAACCCCCTTTTATCTTTGGGCGCAAGGGGCAGAAGTAACTTTAAACTATCATTGGCATTTAGGTTACGATTTGGCCATGGAACGGTATCGGGGATTATGGGATCGAGACGATCATTATAATGCAGCCACCTTTAACAAAACCCTGCAGCCAGGAGACTCCTTAACCATCGTCGCTAGTACCAACCCCCAATCTTATTTAGATGGAAAACAAGCGTTACAAGAACGCTACGAATACGAAGACGGGTTACTAAAACGCTGTTCTCATTTTTCGGTTCCTTGGATACAACAATTAGTCTTGGCGGCCGATCAATTTATTGTTGATCGTCCCTCAACCCATAACCCCGACGGCAAAACTATTATTGCGGGTTATCCTTGGTTTGCAGACTGGGGACGGGATACCATGATTGCTTTACCTGGGTTAACCTTGACCACAAACCGTCCCGATATTGCCCACGATATTCTTAGTACCTTTTCTAAATACCTAGACGGGGGAATGTTACCCAATGTGTTCCCCGATGATGATCGAACCCCCCAATACAACACCGTCGATGCCATTCTTTGGTATTTTGAAGCTATTCGCACCTATTATAGTCTGACCAAAGATATTACCTTATTAAAATACCTTTATCCCCTTCTACAAGAGGTTATTGACTCTTACCGTCAAGGAACCCGTTACAATATCCATCTCGATAGCGATCATTTAATCTACGCCGGTCAAGAAGGGACTCAGTTAACCTGGATGGATGCCAAAGTCGGAGACTGGGTGGTAACCCCTCGTCACGGTAAACCTATCGAAGTTAATGTCCTTTGGTACAATGCCTTGACCATTATGATTGAAATTGGGGATATTCTAGGACAAGCCACAGGAGAATATAAAACCATGGCCCGTGATACCCATGCAGGGTTTCAACGGTATTGGCATCCTTCCTTAAAATACTGTCACGATGTTTTAGACAGTCCCAACGGCCACGATAAGTCCATGCGACCCAATCAAATTTTTGCCGTTTCCTTACCCCAAAATAAAACCACTCAACCCTTACTTAAACCCGAACAACAAAAGTCAGTGGTGGATACGGTGGCTAAAATGTTAATTACTTCCCATGGCCTGCGATCGCTATGTACCACCCATCACCAATATCGGGGACGGTACGGAGGCGATCAAGTGTCGAGGGATGGAAGTTACCATCAAGGAACCGTCTGGGCTTGGTTAATTGGACCGTTTGTGGAAGCCCATTGGCGAGTTTATGGCGATCGCACCTTAGCTAATAGTTTTCTTGAACCGATGGCTAATCATCTCAATGATGGTTGTGTGGGCAGTATTAGCGAGATTTTTGACGGAGATGCCCCAATGATCCCTAGAGGGTGTTTTGCCCAAGCTTGGAGTGTGGGCGAAGTGTTAAGGGTTTGGGCTAAAATTAATGAGCCTTCTTATTAG